The Balearica regulorum gibbericeps isolate bBalReg1 chromosome 27, bBalReg1.pri, whole genome shotgun sequence genome contains a region encoding:
- the SLC25A37 gene encoding mitoferrin-1 isoform X2 produces the protein MQSLQPDPKAQYRSVYEALKKIVLTEGFWRPLRGINVTMLGAGPAHAMYFACYEKMKKSLSDTFQHGGNSHLANGIAGSVATLLHDAVMNPAEVVKQRMQMFNSPYKSVLACIRTVQRTEGFSAFYRSYTTQLTMNVPFQAIHFITYEFMQEQINPHREYNPRSHIVSGAVAGAVAAAATTPLDVCKTLLNTQENMALSSVNISGHLSGMVNAFKTVYQLGGIAGYFRGVQARVIYQMPSTAIAWSVYEFFKYFLTKHRLEKRTSL, from the exons ATGCAGAGCTTGCAGCCGGACCCCAAAGCCCAGTACAGGAGCGTGTACGAAGCTCTGAAGAAGATTGTCCTTACAGAGGGTTTCTGGAGGCCTTTACGTGGGATTAATGTCACCATGCTGGGGGCTGGCCCTGCCCACGCAATGTACTTTGCCTgctatgaaaaaatgaaaaagtccCTAAGCGATACTTTCCAGCATGGAGGAAACAGCCACTTGGCCAATg GTATAGCTGGGAGCGTGGCCACGCTACTCCACGACGCAGTGATGAATCCCGCTGAAG TGGTGAAGCAGCGGATGCAGATGTTCAACTCCCCCTACAAGTCTGTCCTGGCATGCATAAGGACAGTGCAGAGGACGGAGGGGTTCAGTGCCTTCTACCGCAGCTACACCACCCAGCTCACCATGAACGTCCCCTTCCAGGCCATTCACTTCATCACCTACGAGTTCATGCAGGAGCAGATCAACCCCCACCGGGAGTATAACCCTCGGTCCCACATCGTCTCCGGTGCAGTCGCGGGGGCCgtggccgccgccgccaccactCCTCTGGATGTCTGCAAGACCCTGCTCAACACCCAAGAGAACATGGCCTTGAGCTCGGTGAACATCAGCGGACATCTCTCGGGCATGGTGAACGCCTTCAAGACTGTCTATCAGCTGGGGGGCATTGCGGGGTATTTCAGAGGGGTGCAGGCACGTGTCATATACCAGATGCCTTCAACGGCCATCGCCTGGTCGGTGTATGAATTCTTCAAGTACTTTCTCACAAagcacaggctggaaaaaagAACGTCCTTGTGA
- the SLC25A37 gene encoding mitoferrin-1 isoform X1, whose protein sequence is MELSCGVGGSAAAPPGPGPPPAAAAAAAPAPPMEGEEYESLPSGASLGTHMMAGAVAGIMEHTVMYPVDSVKTRMQSLQPDPKAQYRSVYEALKKIVLTEGFWRPLRGINVTMLGAGPAHAMYFACYEKMKKSLSDTFQHGGNSHLANGIAGSVATLLHDAVMNPAEVVKQRMQMFNSPYKSVLACIRTVQRTEGFSAFYRSYTTQLTMNVPFQAIHFITYEFMQEQINPHREYNPRSHIVSGAVAGAVAAAATTPLDVCKTLLNTQENMALSSVNISGHLSGMVNAFKTVYQLGGIAGYFRGVQARVIYQMPSTAIAWSVYEFFKYFLTKHRLEKRTSL, encoded by the exons ATGGAGCTGAGCTGCGGAGTGGGGGGCAGCGCCGCGGCACCCCCGGGGCCCggtcccccccccgccgctgccgccgccgccgcccccgcgccgCCTATGGAGGGCGAGGAGTACGAGAGCCTGCCCAGCGGCGCCTCGCTCGGCACACACATGATGGCCGGGGCGGTGGCGGGCATCATGGAGCACACGGTCATGTACCCGGTGGACTCGGTCAAG ACAAGGATGCAGAGCTTGCAGCCGGACCCCAAAGCCCAGTACAGGAGCGTGTACGAAGCTCTGAAGAAGATTGTCCTTACAGAGGGTTTCTGGAGGCCTTTACGTGGGATTAATGTCACCATGCTGGGGGCTGGCCCTGCCCACGCAATGTACTTTGCCTgctatgaaaaaatgaaaaagtccCTAAGCGATACTTTCCAGCATGGAGGAAACAGCCACTTGGCCAATg GTATAGCTGGGAGCGTGGCCACGCTACTCCACGACGCAGTGATGAATCCCGCTGAAG TGGTGAAGCAGCGGATGCAGATGTTCAACTCCCCCTACAAGTCTGTCCTGGCATGCATAAGGACAGTGCAGAGGACGGAGGGGTTCAGTGCCTTCTACCGCAGCTACACCACCCAGCTCACCATGAACGTCCCCTTCCAGGCCATTCACTTCATCACCTACGAGTTCATGCAGGAGCAGATCAACCCCCACCGGGAGTATAACCCTCGGTCCCACATCGTCTCCGGTGCAGTCGCGGGGGCCgtggccgccgccgccaccactCCTCTGGATGTCTGCAAGACCCTGCTCAACACCCAAGAGAACATGGCCTTGAGCTCGGTGAACATCAGCGGACATCTCTCGGGCATGGTGAACGCCTTCAAGACTGTCTATCAGCTGGGGGGCATTGCGGGGTATTTCAGAGGGGTGCAGGCACGTGTCATATACCAGATGCCTTCAACGGCCATCGCCTGGTCGGTGTATGAATTCTTCAAGTACTTTCTCACAAagcacaggctggaaaaaagAACGTCCTTGTGA